A DNA window from Scomber japonicus isolate fScoJap1 chromosome 14, fScoJap1.pri, whole genome shotgun sequence contains the following coding sequences:
- the LOC128372816 gene encoding lutropin-choriogonadotropic hormone receptor — translation MAPWVVWVLVALSGVLNVRSCWAYTCPPICRCSTDTIQCNRDTQLASRSGATSVPRLRLTHLSLKEVPSHAFKELINITIIEISQSDCITQIRRQAFLSLHSLAQISLQNINSLRIIEKGAFTDLPKLEYLSISNTGMIHFPDFTTISSLVPNIILEMADNMRIDTIPANSFQGITEEYVDMNLVRNGFKEIKSHAFNGTKLNTLILRDNKFLSIIQEDAFKGASGPNSLDVSSTALISLPPKGLRQVRFLRADSAFAMKSLPPLESLAELLEAELTYPSHCCAFHTWRRKQRENALKNFSKLCDLSKIQMEPTADGVNDINYINFQYSDLELDCFNDPFVKCTPNPDAFNPCEDLLGFRFLRCLTWIITMFAVTGNLAVLAILLISHHKLTISRFLMCNLAFADLCMGLYLMLIAFMDHHSRHKYYNHATEWQTGPGCGIAGFLTVFSSELSVYTLTVISLERWHTITNAMHVNKRLRMHHVTAMMAAGWGFSLLVALLPLVGVSSYSKVSICLPMDIDTLGSQVYVVVVLILNVVAFLVVCYCYICIYLSVHNPEHSARHGDTKIAKRMAVLIFTDFICMAPISFFAISAALRMPLITVSHSKILLILFYPINSLCNPFLYTIFTRAFRKDVCRLLTRCGFCHTKSDFYRSQILASHLTRKQKVSPSKPHSLRFYSYIKRKGCFLNKGTT, via the exons ATGGCTCCCTGGGTGGTCTGGGTCCTGGTCGCGCTGTCCGGTGTGCTGAATGTGCGCTCCTGCTGGGCTTATACCTGTCCTCCCATCTGCCGCTGTAGCACCGACACTATCCAGTGCAACAGAGACACTCAGCTGGCCTCCCGGTCAGGAGCAACATCCGTGCCTCGACT AAGACTCACTCATCTGTCCTTGAAAGAAGTTCCCAGTCATGCCTTCAAGGAGCTGATCAACATAACAATAAT CGAGATTTCCCAAAGCGACTGCATCACACAGATACGGAGACAGGCGTTCCTCTCCCTCCACAGCCTGGCTCAAAT CTCTTTGCAGAATATTAACAGTCTGAGGATCATTGAGAAAGGTGCCTTCACTGACCTGCCCAAACTGGAATATTT GAGCATCTCAAACACAGGGATGATACACTTCCCTGACTTCACAACTATCTCCTCCTTGGTGCCCAATATTATCCT AGAAATGGCAGACAACATGAGGATCGACACCATTCCTGCCAATTCTTTCCAGGGTATCACAGAGGAGTACGTTGACAT GAACCTGGTTAGAAATGGTTTCAAGGAAATAAAATCCCACGCGTTCAATGGAACCAAGCTCAACACATT AATTTTAAGAGACAACAAGTTTCTCAGTATCATTCAAGAAGATGCTTTCAAAGGAGCCTCAGGTCCAAATTCTCT GGATGTTTCCTCCACAGCGTTGATTTCCCTCCCCCCTAAAGGACTGAGGCAGGTGAGGTTTCTGAGAGCTGACTCTGCTTTCGCCATGAAGAGTCTCCCTCCACTGGAGAGCCTGGCCGAGCTGCTGGAGGCTGAGCTCACGTACCCAAGCCACTGCTGCGCCTTCCACACATGGCGTCGCAAACAAAG GGAAAATGCCTTGAAGAACTTCTCAAAGTTGTGTGATCTCAGCAAAATACAAAT GGAGCCCACTGCAGATGGTGTGAACGATATTAACTACATCAACTTCCAGTACTCAGACCTGGAACTGGATTGTTTCAACGACCCCTTTGTCAAGTGCACGCCAAACCCGGATGCTTTTAACCCTTGCGAGGACCTGCTGGGCTTTCGCTTCCTGCGCTGTCTCACCTGGATAATCACAATGTTTGCTGTGACCGGTAACCTGGCTGTGCTGGCCATCCTCCTCATTAGCCACCATAAGCTAACCATCTCCCGATTCCTCATGTGTAACCTGGCCTTTGCTGACTTGTGCATGGGACTCTACCTGATGCTCATCGCCTTCATGGATCACCACTCCCGTCACAAGTACTACAACCATGCCACTGAATGGCAAACAGGCCCGGGATGTGGCATAGCAGGGTTTTTGACCGTGTTTTCCAGTGAGCTCTCAGTATATACACTGACTGTGATTAGCCTTGAACGCTGGCACACCATCACCAATGCCATGCATGTAAACAAGAGGCTGCGGATGCACCATGTGACAGCCATGATGGCAGCAGGCTGGGGCTTCTCTCTGCTAGTTGCCCTGCTCCCTCTTGTGGGGGTCAGCAGCTACAGCAAAGTGAGCATCTGCCTTCCCATGGACATCGATACACTGGGCTCTCAGGTTTATGTGGTGGTTGTGCTCATTCTCAATGTTGTCGCTTTCCTGGTggtctgttactgttacataTGCATTTATCTCAGTGTCCACAATCCAGAGCACTCTGCACGCCACGGAGATACTAAGATTGCTAAACGCATGGCTGTGCTCATTTTCACTGACTTCATTTGTATGGCGCCCATCTCCTTCTTCGCCATCTCTGCGGCCCTGCGGATGCCCCTCATCACAGTATCTCACTCAAAGATCTTGCTCATCCTTTTTTATCCCATCAACTCTCTCTGCAACCCTTTCTTGTACACCATCTTCACGCGGGCCTTCAGGAAGGACGTGTGCCGGCTGTTGACTCGTTGCGGCTTCTGTCACACAAAATCTGACTTTTACAGGTCACAGATTCTGGCTTCACACCTCACCCGTAAACAAAAAGTGTCCCCCAGTAAACCTCACTCACTTAGGTTCTATTCCTATATTAAAAGGAAAGGTTGCTTTCTAAACAAGGGGACCACATGA
- the gtf2a1l gene encoding TFIIA-alpha and beta-like factor: MLTNTGPVAKLYLSIIDDVIESMRELFLDEGLEDRALDELRHLWESKMMQSKAMEDIRKNNINTSKFVLQLPANYSQADQELTASVIIPASQNIQSFPVKSNSETLATFSLPAGLSYPVQIPAGVTLQTASGQLYKVNVPVVVTQALAGQEPLPQPKPKPDPPPAKVPHNAALPQEVSSSSVPTASVTQPPQPSITLPPSRESSLPLQPQVPVAKISTLQTALSQEPEVTPEENEPGPQPLNLSMTSTSTCSQLLDFQISAEEALTQAAQLKTRDIDDILKEVIEEEREKAMRARNLAPAKTDNQSEAILGLDLDYNYRELSDIVQLDGAGDDSDIEEEERVPLEENDFLGIINAEAIKALQEGDGSSGGNSISSSSDSEGVDELADVEEEDPLNSGDDVIEQDIPDLFDTDNIIVCQYDKIHRSKNRWKFHLKDGVMCYGGRDYVFSKAVGEAEW, encoded by the exons ATGCTGACCAACACAGGCCCAGTG gccaaactctACTTGTCCATAattgatgatgtgattgaaagtATGAGGGAGCTCTTCCTGGATGAAGGGCTTGAAGACCGTGCTCTGGACGAATTAAGACAT CTTTGGGAGTCAAAGATGATGCAGTCAAAAGCAATGGAAGACATCAGAAAAAATAACATCAACACATCCAAGTTTGTGCTGCAGCTTCCAGCCAATTACAGCCAGGCTGATCAAGAGctcacag CCTCAGTTATTATCCCTGCAAGTCAGAATATCCAAAGTTTCCCAGTCAAG AGCAACTCAGAGACACTTgctactttctccctccctgctggCTTATCTTACCCTGTGCAGATACCAGCTGGAGTCACTCTGCAAACAGCTTCTG GTCAACTTTACAAGGTCAACGTTCCCGTCGTGGTCACTCAGGCCCTGGCAGGTCAGGAGCCTTTACCCCAACCCAAACCCAAACCCGACCCCCCGCCAGCTAAAGTCCCACACAATGCCGCTCTTCCTCAGGAGGTGAGCTCATCTTCTGTGCCAACCGCTTCTGTCACTCAGCCGCCACAGCCAAGCATCACTTTACCCCCAAGTCGGGAGAGTAGCCTCCCCCTGCAGCCACAAGTCCCTGTTGCCAAGATCTCAACGCTTCAGACAGCCCTCTCTCAAGAGCCAGAGGTCACACCAGAAGAAAATGAGCCAGGTCCACAGCCTCTGAACCTCAGTATGACCTCCACCTCGACCTGCAGTCAGTTATTAGACTTCCAGATCAGCGCTGAGGAGGCTTTGACACAGGCGGCTCAGTTAAAGACCAGAGACATAGATGACATCCTTAAAGAGGTGAtcgaggaggagagagaaaaagccaTGAGAGCCAGGAATCTTGCTCCTGCGAAGACTGACAACCAGTCTGAAGCCATTCTTGGG CTGGACCTGGACTATAACTACAGAGAGCTGTCAGACATTGTTCAGCTGGACGGTGCCGGAGACGACTCTGATATTGAGGAGGAAGAGCGAGTTCCTCTGGAAGAAAATGACTTTCTGGGTATAATCAACGCTGAGGCTATAAAGGCCCTGCAGGAAGGAGACGGCAGCAGCGGCGGAAACAGCATCTCCTCCAGCAGTGACAGCGAAGGAGTCGATGAGCTCGCTGATGTAGAGGAGGAG GATCCTTTAAACTCAGGCGATGATGTGATTGAGCAAGACATCCCAGATCTCTTTGACACAGACAATATAATCGTGTGCCAGTATGACAAA ATTCACCGCAGTAAGAACCGCTGGAAGTTCCATTTAAAAGATGGAGTGATGTGTTACGGCGGCAGAGACTATGTGTTTTCTAAAGCTGTTGGGGAGGCTGAGTGGTAA
- the LOC128372815 gene encoding stonin-1, translating to MCSTNHSNWVTFEDDNTPLSSPQKPQQSPGLIKSSVPRPNGLKLVLPPIRDTSWSFNSSLESPQSQTSLSGSSCVPCNTPFCTPVSGVPSSSSPFYPGALEKNNFFRSLSSTSTTSVPSPAPEAPSQTSDGPNPFPSFQGRSGHFNPFWDDSRHSADVGSSSSDSESDNTLPRFFIRTKDGSEPPRDHLQNSFSYVCNKLEGLQTETDHEAGTEGEGERRLSCKNEVLSEGSSQFVPRGLFRSQKTDGWAVMLRIPEKKNRMSSRQWGPIHLRLLAGGVLQMYYEKGLEKPFKEFQLLPQCRLSNLKLESHGEPRKVLTVRVEHYSYTEKKRYHPKLEVNHEAEVDQLLKFGSTVHEDMEDLVVSMEEEIFKLSVPHQQRRHYEEQELALQITDHIWIQLDKCGGVMERTASTQIHCLAFLNGLGDCFLALNDLGLLRSNSSYGSEEGSELWMEITDCHFHKCVNETEFQRSRLIKFSPPDACRVELMRYKTMLLGCTEIPFSIKAVVTVQGAYVELQAFINMSASFSSTGVSDSYPLCENVVIRVPVPGDWVKVTQTVALLRQRSLKARMNRNACLGSISAADSQPVMQVSIGTVKYENVYSAVVWRIDRLPAKNTAVDHPHSFSCKLELGSDQEIPNDWYPFVTMECEIMGAVVSQTRVKSLGTVNDIQPQKHVTSWTRYHCQVEVEKKWIETESQRQSGCMTQ from the exons ATGTGTTCTACGAATCACTCAAACTGGGTCACATTTGAAGATGACAACACGCCACTCTCGTCACCTCAGAAGCCCCAGCAGTCACCAGGGCTTATCAAATCATCGGTACCACGTCCCAATGGACTGAAATTAGTGCTTCCTCCGATCAGAGACACTTCCTGGAGCTTCAACAGTTCCCTGGAATCCCCTCAAAGCCAAACAAGTCTCAGTGGCAGTTCCTGTGTACCATGTAACACACCCTTTTGCACTCCCGTAAGTGGGGTTCCTAGCAGCTCATCCCCATTTTACCCTGGTGCGTTGGAAAAGAACAACTTTTTCCGCAGTTTGTCGAGCACATCCACCACCTCTGTTCCTTCGCCTGCACCAGAGGCCCCGAGTCAAACCTCAGATGGACCAAaccctttcccttctttccaggGTCGCTCAGGACACTTTAACCCCTTTTGGGATGACTCTAGACACAGCGCAGATGTGGGCAGCTCCTCCTCAGACTCAGAATCTGACAACACCCTACCACGTTTCTTTATTCGGACCAAAGATGGCAGTGAGCCTCCTCGTGATCACCTCCAGAACTCCTTCTCTTATGTTTGCAACAAACTGGAAGGACTACAAACAGAGACGGACCACGAAGCAGGTACTGAAGGAGAAGGGGAGAGGCGGCTAAGCTGCAAAAACGAGGTACTAAGTGAGGGCTCATCTCAGTTTGTTCCTCGGGGGTTGTTTCGCAGCCAGAAGACAGACGGCTGGGCCGTGATGCTCAGAATTCCAGAAAAAAAGAACCGCATGTCCTCCAGACAGTGGGGTCCCATCCATCTCCGCTTGTTGGCAGGAGGCGTGCTGCAGATGTACTATGAGAAAGGGCTGGAAAAACCTTTCAAAGAGTTCCAGCTTCTCCCTCAATGTAGGCTCTCAAACCTCAAACTGGAAAGCCACGGCGAGCCCCGCAAAGTCCTCACAGTAAGAGTGGAACATTACTCATACACAGAAAAGAAACGGTACCACCCGAAACTGGAGGTTAATCATGAGGCGGAGGTGGACCAACTGCTCAAGTTTGGCTCCACGGTACACGAAGATATGGAGGACCTGGTCGTCTCCATGGAGGAGGAAATCTTCAAACTGTCCGTACCCCACCAACAGAGGCGGCACTATGAGGAGCAGGAGCTGGCGTTGCAGATCACAGATCATATATGGATACAACTGGATAAGTGTGGAGGAGTGATGGAGCGGACAGCCTCCACACAGATCCACTGTCTCGCATTTCTGAACGGATTAGGGGATTGTTTTCTTGCCCTGAATGACCTCGGGCTGCTGCGCTCCAACTCCAGCTACGGCTCCGAGGAGGGCAGTGAACTCTGGATGGAGATCACAGACTGCCATTTTCACAAATGTGTGAACGAGACAGAGTTCCAGAGGTCCCGACTGATTAAGTTCTCCCCTCCTGATGCGTGTAGGGTGGAGCTGATGCGCTACAAGACCATGCTTTTGGGTTGCACAGAAATTCCCTTCTCAATCAAAGCCGTGGTCACAGTTCAAGGCGCCTACGTGGAGCTCCAGGCCTTTATCAACATGTCGGCGAGCTTCTCCTCCACTGGGGTATCAGACTCGTACccactgtgtgaaaatgtggtgataCGGGTGCCGGTGCCGGGCGATTGGGTCAAAGTGACACAAACGGTAGCCTTACTGCGACAGAGGTCATTAAAGGCCCGCATGAACAGAAATGCCTGCTTGGGCTCCATCAGTGCTGCAGACTCGCAGCCTGTCATGCAGGTTTCTATCGGCACCGTCAAGTATGAGAATGTATATTCGGCCGTTGTCTGGAGGATCGACAGGCTGCCTGCAAAGAATACAg ctgtggatcatccaCATTCATTTTCCTGCAAGCTAGAGCTGGGATCTGATCAGGAGATCCCAAATGACTGGTACCCTTTTGTCACGATGGAATGTGAAATAATGGGCGCAGTTGTGTCGCAGACCAGAGTCAAGTCACTGGGCACAGTGAATGACATCCAGCCACAGAAACATGTGACCAGTTGGACGCGGTATCATTGTCAG gtgGAAGTGGAGAAGAAGTGGATTGAAACGGAGTCACAGAGGCAATCTGGGTGTATGACACAGTGA
- the ppp1r21 gene encoding protein phosphatase 1 regulatory subunit 21, protein MANVTDLQTKYSKLAQEYSKLRAQNQVLKKGVVDEQANSTSLKEQLKQRDQSLRKQEQEMDSLSFRNQQLAKRVELLQEELAVSEAKGRKGKTKGDSPSQHGMQTQNVFDEDLQKKIEENERLHIQFYEADEQHKRQEAELKTRLGELEKDSQQHQAVVDGLTSKYMETIERLQSDKARLEVKAQTLEREAKECRLRTDECQQQLRRCQSELNRQVKQSSSVIQEKVPFNDTKFSDFNSLNVPPHNRRHQLKARDVAGQALGFIQDLVAALLNFHSYTEQRVHIYPLDSSIEQISPLNQKFSQYLHENAAYVRPLEDSFLQLHQSITEDTVTVLETVVKLKGFADNFSSYTHFLQKILPYQLKSLEEECEAPLCTAALRAKNQELQNDMKKVTSVFEKLQNYINLLALPSVQQDAMPQSSTSAVFTQLAACLHSLHDTIKEMSKHYNQKAGLEQELPTVTQKLCTTTECLLGSLGSLNSSTGKIATFFSNNLDFFTSSGYSPRGSTAALNPLQAESMLASKKKAAAYIHAIRKPRPQSVPYREALSNRRILTSSTESREGLTQQVQQSQEKIARLEQEKEHWLLEAQLGKVRLEKENQRIADLETQLAAALGGSPNLQTAAAGTLAQSHDEADTELKAAGKESTLCTSLVGMLCTTPTVEHVGDEESREHLIKTHYMTRVGELTTQLQISDSKAVHFHSECRALAKRLAIAEKSRETLSEEVKLANQNITRLQDELATTKRSYEDQLSMMSDHLCSMNETLSKQREEIDTLKLGNKGNAKKNKGR, encoded by the exons ATGGCTAACGTTACCGACCTGCAAACTAAATACAGCAAGCTGGCACAGGAGTACTCCAAG CTCCGTGCCCAGAACCAGGTGCTGAAGAAGGGAGTCGTGGATGAACAGGCCAACTCTACCTCCTTAAAG GAGCAGCTGAAGCAGCGGGACCAGAGCCTGAGAAAGCAGGAGCAGGAGATGGACAGTCTAAGCTTCAGAAACCAACAGCTGGCCAAGAGGGTGGAGCTTCTTCAGGAAGAGCTGGCTGTCAGTGAAGCCAAGGGCAGAAAGGGGAAG ACTAAAGGAGATTCCCCCTCACAGCATGGCATGCAGACCCAGAATGTTTTTGATGAGGACTtgcaaaaaaagatagaagAGAATGAGCGACTTCATATCCAA TTCTACGAAGCGGACGAGCAGCACAAGAGGCAGGAGGCTGAGCTGAAGACTCGGCTTGGGGAGCTGGAGAAAGACTCTCAGCAGCACCAGGCAGTGGTGGATGGACTCACCTCTAAGTACATGGAAACTATCGAGAGACTGCAGAGTGACAAGGCACGCTTAGAG GTGAAGGCACAGACTCTGGAGAGGGAAGCCAAAGAGTGCAGGTTGCGAACAGATGAGTG TCAGCAGCAGTTGAGGCGATGCCAGTCGGAACTCAACAGGCAGGTGAAGCAAAGCAGCAGTGTTATCCAGGAGAAAGTGCCCTTCAATGACACCA AATTTAGTGACTTCAACAGTCTAAATGTGCCACCACACAATCGCAGGCATCAG cTCAAAGCACGGGACGTTGCAGGTCAGGCTTTGGGCTTCATTCAGGACCTCGTGGCTGCTCTGCTGAACTTCCACTCGTACACAGAGCAAAGAGTGCACATCTATCCCTTGGACTCCTCTATTGAGCAAATCTCCCCTCTGAACCAGAAG TTTTCCCAGTATCTTCATGAAAACGCAGCCTATgtgcgccccctggaggacagCTTCCTGCAGTTACACCAAAGCATCACAGAGGACACTGTTACAGTGCTA GAGACTGTGGTCAAGCTGAAGGGTTTCGCTGATAACTTCTCTTCGTACACCCATTTTCTACAAAAGATTCTTCCCTACCAGCTGAAAAG CCTGGAAGAAGAGTGTGAGGCACCTCTTTGTACTGCCGCCCTTCGTGCGAAAAACCAGGAGCTGCAGAATGACATGAAGAAAGTAACTTCTGtgtttgagaagctgcagaACTACATTAACCTTTTGGCCTTACCCA GTGTTCAGCAGGATGCCATGCCACAGAGCAGCACCTCCGCCGTCTTCACCCAGCTGGCTGCCTGCCTGCACAGTCTTCACGACACCATTAAAG AAATGTCAAAGCACTACAACCAGAAGGCCGGCTTAGAGCAGGAGCTCCCAACTGTCACCCAGAAGCTCTGTACCACCACAGAGTGTCTGCTGGGATCTCTGGGCTCACTGAACAGCAGCACCGGCAAG ATCGCCACTTTTTTCAGCAACAACTTGGACTTCTTCACGTCATCAGGCTACAGTCCAAGAGGCAGCACAGCAGCCCTCAACCCCTTGCAAGCAGAGAGCATGCTGGCCAGCAAAAAGAAAGCAGCTGCCTATATTCACGCTATCAGAAAG cccagGCCACAGTCTGTTCCATACAGAGAAGCCTTGTCAAACCGCCGTATACTCACCAGCTCAACCGAGAGTAGAGAAGGTCTCACTCAGCAG GTGCAGCAGAGCCAGGAGAAGATTGCTCGgctggagcaggagaaggagcaCTGGCTCCTGGAGGCCCAGCTGGGGAAGGTGCGGCTTGAAAAGGAGAACCAGCGCATTGCAGACCTGGAAACACAGCTCGCGGCAGCTCTAGGGGGAAGTCCAAATTTGCAAACAGCTGCAGCCGGTACACTTGCACAGAGCCACGATGAAGCGGATACAGAGCTGAAAGCTGCAGGAAAAGAGTCAACGCTGTGCACCAGCCTG GTCGGCATGTTGTGCACAACACCCACAGTTGAGCAT GTGGGAGATGAGGAGTCCAGGGAGCATCTCATAAAGACTCACTACATGACCAGAGTGGGAGAGCTCACCACTCAGCTCCAGATTTCTGACAGTAAAGCGGTTCACTTCCACTCTGAG TGTCGCGCTTTGGCCAAGAGATTAGCTATTGCAGAGAAATCGCGGGAGACGCTGAGCGAGGAGGTCAAACTGGCTAATCAGAACATCACACGCTTGCAG GATGAGTTGGCTACGACTAAAAGGAGCTACGAAGACCAGCTGAGCATGATGAGCGACCACCTGTGTAGTATGAACGAGACGCTGagcaaacagagagaggaaatcGACACACTTAAACTGGGCAACAAG GGAAACGCCAAAAAGAACAAAGGTCGCTAG